The Mastacembelus armatus chromosome 13, fMasArm1.2, whole genome shotgun sequence DNA segment TATGCGCATGCAAAAGTCTGAATGCTTCTTTAGTTGCACCTGGTCTGCCTAAATAGACGCATACTGGCAAAGAAAGATTTacattctgtctctgtgtgaatAATCAGCCCAAAATCACTTGGGCTGGTTGAAACTAAAACTTAGCTTCCCAACTCGTTTTGACTGCAAAAACAAGATTTCAAGGAGTGTTAAGTTACATTTTAAGGGTGGAAAGGTAAGACAAAGGACTGCACTTTGACTTTGGAGAGTGGATCATTATCTTATCAAAAtagttaaagaaaaatgtaaactaCAAACCTTGTTTTCTTCCAGAAATTTGAGCTTGATAGTGACATCGCTACGCAGCCGTTCATATTTATCTCTGTGGATCTGGTACTCATGTTGAGCCATCTCAATGCGGACCATGGCAGCAGCATCCCTAGGGCCCAAACTGAGCTCTTCCAGATCAGAACGGTAGGCATCAAACTCAAGTCTGTATACAACAACAGCTAAGGCTTAGTAAAAAGGCTTGCATATTCCCTACACACTACAGTGAGTTAGATCATATTAACTCTTTAGAAAGACAAATTATAATGTTTTCTCACCTTGCATTTTCATACTGTTTAATAGTCATCAGAGTATCCTCCATTGTTTTGTTGACCAGTGTGTTGACACTGGATACAAAGAAATTGATGGCACCAAGCAAAGCCTCACCGTTCTTACATAACagcttttgtgtttctgcattatACCCAAATTcatcctgcagagaaacacaaagggTTTACATAATAACTCAATTTCAATATCACATCACACAGCGAGCTTAGTCAATACTGTACCTGCAACTCTGGGGACTTCTGACTAAGGTCAGTGAAGGTGTCTCCTAAAGCCTGTTGCGTCTCCACCATGCTTTGAAAATGATTGATAAGTGCAGTGGCCAGCCTTAGGATGTTTTCATACTTGTTCTTGGTCTCTCTTAACACATCAATCTGAGCCTCCAGTTCCAGGTCTACTGTTCGGGAACCTCGGCCAAACctctctgaaaacatctgtttgGTACACTGTGCAGAGAATATGGACAGGCACCAGATTAAAACTGCCATACTGGAAAATGAATGTGTCGACAGGTTGATATTCTACTCAAGATGCAAAATTATCacatatttgtttaaatgtctCTAAAATGTATCACACCATGATTGTGGAAACAATACAAACAGTGATGAAGTTAACTATTCCTAATTTTATCACGTTTTCAAAACTGTGTTAATAAATAAGTAGCAGCACACAGTTTACAGTACCTTGTATGTGTTTATGCCCCATTTCTTTACACTGTCCAATTTCTCCACTGCCACACCTCGAGAAAATTCTTCAGTCGAAGTGTTATGGTTTGATGATCctaaagtagaaaaaaagaacaatgcaGACTCTAgtacatgttgtttttattaagtttACAAAGTAGaggtttacaaaaaaaatctatgagGTGTGACAATGAGTTCGGATACTGTGGACATGATGAACCTGGTGATACCTGGATGCTGGTTTGTGTGTTGCGCAAGTCGATTGGCTGCAGACTGGCTGTTAGGCAAGTTAACACCCCTGGATTTCATGCGAATGTCTGAAATGAGTATGATGATGATAAGGTTATGAGGATGAGAAAAAGGTATGGCAGTGAAAAGTATGTTTCAGAGGAGTTTGGCAGTTGAACAGCAGCATGTGtagactgaaaagaaaatgttagacCTCGATGGTAATGTATTCATAATTAGTTGatgttaaaaagtgtttaaaactATTCACCATGCAGGTTGctcatgcaga contains these protein-coding regions:
- the LOC113133806 gene encoding arfaptin-2-like isoform X1 encodes the protein MADSIMSKAATMEIPINSNGDTGTLPEDDSLEQDLQQVMVSGPNLNETSIVSGGYGGPAGGIIPTSTIKGPAVRFNPEYLDRRRAPAPVSDIRMKSRGVNLPNSQSAANRLAQHTNQHPGSSNHNTSTEEFSRGVAVEKLDSVKKWGINTYKCTKQMFSERFGRGSRTVDLELEAQIDVLRETKNKYENILRLATALINHFQSMVETQQALGDTFTDLSQKSPELQDEFGYNAETQKLLCKNGEALLGAINFFVSSVNTLVNKTMEDTLMTIKQYENARLEFDAYRSDLEELSLGPRDAAAMVRIEMAQHEYQIHRDKYERLRSDVTIKLKFLEENKVKVMHKQLLLFHNAISAYFAGNQQQLEQTLIQFNVKLKPPGSDKPSWLEEQ
- the LOC113133806 gene encoding arfaptin-2-like isoform X4 yields the protein MADSIMSKAATMEIPINSNGDTGTLPEDDSLEQDLQQVMVSGPNLNETSIVSGGYGGPAGGIIPTSTIKGSSNHNTSTEEFSRGVAVEKLDSVKKWGINTYKCTKQMFSERFGRGSRTVDLELEAQIDVLRETKNKYENILRLATALINHFQSMVETQQALGDTFTDLSQKSPELQDEFGYNAETQKLLCKNGEALLGAINFFVSSVNTLVNKTMEDTLMTIKQYENARLEFDAYRSDLEELSLGPRDAAAMVRIEMAQHEYQIHRDKYERLRSDVTIKLKFLEENKVKVMHKQLLLFHNAISAYFAGNQQQLEQTLIQFNVKLKPPGSDKPSWLEEQ
- the LOC113133806 gene encoding arfaptin-2-like isoform X3, whose amino-acid sequence is MADSIMSKAATMEIPINSNGDTGTLPEDDSLEQDLQQVMVSGPNLNETSIVSGGYGGPAGGIIPTSTIKGPAVRFNPEYLDRRRAPAPVSGSSNHNTSTEEFSRGVAVEKLDSVKKWGINTYKCTKQMFSERFGRGSRTVDLELEAQIDVLRETKNKYENILRLATALINHFQSMVETQQALGDTFTDLSQKSPELQDEFGYNAETQKLLCKNGEALLGAINFFVSSVNTLVNKTMEDTLMTIKQYENARLEFDAYRSDLEELSLGPRDAAAMVRIEMAQHEYQIHRDKYERLRSDVTIKLKFLEENKVKVMHKQLLLFHNAISAYFAGNQQQLEQTLIQFNVKLKPPGSDKPSWLEEQ
- the LOC113133806 gene encoding arfaptin-2-like isoform X2, with protein sequence MADSIMSKAATMEIPINSNGDTGTLPEDDSLEQDLQQVMVSGPNLNETSIVSGGYGGPAGGIIPTSTIKDIRMKSRGVNLPNSQSAANRLAQHTNQHPGSSNHNTSTEEFSRGVAVEKLDSVKKWGINTYKCTKQMFSERFGRGSRTVDLELEAQIDVLRETKNKYENILRLATALINHFQSMVETQQALGDTFTDLSQKSPELQDEFGYNAETQKLLCKNGEALLGAINFFVSSVNTLVNKTMEDTLMTIKQYENARLEFDAYRSDLEELSLGPRDAAAMVRIEMAQHEYQIHRDKYERLRSDVTIKLKFLEENKVKVMHKQLLLFHNAISAYFAGNQQQLEQTLIQFNVKLKPPGSDKPSWLEEQ